The Spirosoma foliorum genome has a window encoding:
- a CDS encoding SDR family NAD(P)-dependent oxidoreductase — MTQKIAIVTGAARGIGLATTKLFLETNWQVAMIDRDEAELRLASEKLPNTVAIPCDVSIPEAVQEMVSRVQTTFGRIDALINNAGVAVFQPLEKTDFDVWRTIMATNLDGVFLCTQAAIPALKESRGSVVNIASISAVRASTLRVAYGTSKAAVVHLTKQLAVELGDYGVRVNCVSPGPVKTKLAEAVHSPEIIKAYYDAIPLNRSATEQDIAETIVFLCSEKAAYVTGQMIAVDGGFSAGGIGLPALRAQRE; from the coding sequence ATGACCCAAAAGATTGCCATCGTTACAGGCGCTGCCCGAGGAATTGGATTGGCCACTACCAAATTGTTTCTGGAGACGAATTGGCAGGTCGCCATGATTGATCGTGACGAAGCCGAGTTACGTTTGGCATCCGAAAAACTCCCCAATACAGTAGCCATACCCTGCGATGTCTCGATTCCAGAAGCGGTTCAGGAAATGGTATCCCGCGTGCAGACTACGTTCGGACGCATCGATGCGCTGATCAATAACGCCGGAGTTGCCGTTTTTCAGCCGCTGGAAAAAACGGATTTCGACGTATGGCGAACCATTATGGCGACCAACCTGGATGGTGTTTTTCTTTGTACGCAGGCCGCTATCCCTGCCTTGAAAGAAAGTCGGGGATCGGTGGTCAATATTGCTTCCATTTCGGCCGTTCGGGCAAGCACGTTACGGGTTGCTTATGGCACATCAAAAGCAGCGGTTGTGCATTTAACCAAGCAACTGGCCGTAGAGCTTGGGGATTATGGCGTTCGGGTAAACTGCGTGTCGCCCGGTCCTGTCAAAACCAAGTTGGCCGAAGCCGTCCATTCGCCGGAAATTATCAAGGCTTATTATGACGCTATCCCGTTAAATCGATCGGCTACAGAACAGGATATTGCCGAAACAATCGTATTCCTTTGCTCCGAAAAAGCCGCTTATGTTACCGGGCAAATGATCGCAGTTGATGGCGGCTTCAGTGCCGGTGGTATCGGTCTACCTGCCCTCCGTGCTCAGAGAGAATAG
- a CDS encoding winged helix-turn-helix transcriptional regulator codes for MYERKLPVELECGLHLFMEVMNGKWKISLIWCIHSGIRRPGELHRKIPKASRRLLDTQLKQLVEHGILAKTVFDQRSLKVEYALTPLGETLIPVIELTAKWGEDHRSVLEPLFISE; via the coding sequence ATGTATGAGCGGAAATTACCGGTTGAGCTCGAATGCGGGCTTCACCTATTCATGGAGGTGATGAATGGGAAGTGGAAAATCAGCCTCATTTGGTGCATTCACTCGGGGATTCGGCGACCCGGTGAATTGCATCGGAAAATCCCTAAAGCATCGCGCAGATTGTTAGATACCCAGTTAAAACAGCTGGTGGAGCATGGTATCCTTGCCAAAACGGTTTTTGATCAACGGTCCTTAAAGGTCGAATATGCACTCACACCACTGGGCGAAACCTTGATACCCGTTATTGAATTGACGGCAAAATGGGGCGAAGACCATCGAAGCGTTTTAGAGCCGTTGTTTATTAGTGAATAG
- a CDS encoding aldo/keto reductase, producing the protein MKHKLFGTQTGLPASELIMGGSQLGNRRGYGTAAHDALEILSAYADAGGNFIDVSDQYQLGESEETVGRFIEHNRHDFIICTKYTRSSQPNPSLVNSGNHRKAMRQAIEGSLKRLKTDYIDIYIPHFDDGVTPLEETVRGLEDLVSAGKVLYTGLANFPAWKAAVIATSMPLAAIQIEYNLLQRTPERELTPMAKHFGLGMMCYSPLAGGLLTGKYRQGSSGRLTLSGSGSYQEDDRARTVIDQLEQIANELEATPGQVALAWVLSKDVFPIIGARTLTHLEDSLKVLDIQLTTDQVTRLDEVSAIAMGYPQEILATVQKKF; encoded by the coding sequence ATGAAACACAAACTATTCGGAACACAGACCGGCTTACCTGCCAGCGAGTTGATTATGGGTGGCTCGCAGCTGGGCAACCGCCGGGGTTATGGCACTGCCGCCCACGACGCGCTCGAAATCCTTTCAGCTTATGCTGATGCTGGCGGAAACTTTATCGACGTCTCCGACCAATATCAATTGGGCGAATCGGAAGAAACGGTCGGGCGGTTTATTGAGCACAACCGGCACGATTTCATTATTTGCACCAAGTACACCCGGAGCAGCCAACCAAATCCGTCGCTGGTCAATTCCGGAAATCACCGGAAAGCCATGCGTCAGGCCATCGAGGGCAGCCTGAAACGCCTGAAGACCGATTATATCGACATCTATATTCCGCATTTTGATGATGGCGTAACGCCTTTAGAGGAAACCGTTCGGGGGTTGGAAGACCTCGTGTCTGCCGGTAAAGTTTTATATACGGGCTTGGCCAATTTTCCGGCCTGGAAAGCAGCAGTTATTGCCACATCGATGCCGTTGGCCGCTATCCAAATCGAATACAACCTGTTGCAACGAACGCCAGAGCGAGAATTGACACCAATGGCTAAACACTTCGGTTTGGGCATGATGTGTTACTCTCCTTTGGCAGGGGGTTTACTGACGGGAAAATACCGACAAGGTTCCTCCGGGCGATTGACACTTTCTGGGTCTGGAAGTTATCAGGAAGATGATCGAGCCAGAACCGTAATCGATCAACTGGAACAAATCGCGAACGAACTGGAAGCAACTCCCGGACAGGTAGCGTTGGCCTGGGTATTGAGCAAAGACGTATTTCCCATAATCGGCGCACGAACGCTGACCCATCTGGAGGACAGTTTAAAAGTACTTGATATCCAACTAACTACCGATCAGGTGACGCGTCTGGATGAGGTCAGCGCCATTGCGATGGGGTATCCTCAGGAGATTCTTGCTACAGTGCAGAAAAAGTTTTAG
- a CDS encoding DUF4267 domain-containing protein gives MLNATLPLWAKFIGYFFGAGLIFIGARFLILPETAELGFGLLYAQPNESFHYIKGVRDLTSGLFFTVFTLAGWRKPLGALFLIGSIIPVADMIIVLTAPAAVLGTAWIHGLTALAAWVGGYFLLRQKS, from the coding sequence ATGCTAAACGCAACACTGCCCCTTTGGGCCAAATTTATTGGTTATTTCTTCGGTGCCGGATTGATTTTTATTGGTGCCCGTTTTCTGATCCTGCCAGAAACAGCCGAACTCGGTTTTGGACTCCTGTATGCCCAACCGAACGAGTCGTTTCACTATATCAAAGGCGTTCGCGATCTGACGTCTGGACTGTTTTTTACCGTATTTACCCTCGCTGGCTGGCGTAAACCGCTTGGTGCTCTGTTTCTGATCGGCTCAATAATACCCGTAGCGGATATGATCATCGTGCTAACCGCACCCGCAGCTGTGTTGGGTACCGCCTGGATTCACGGACTAACGGCGTTGGCGGCCTGGGTAGGAGGCTATTTTTTGTTGCGGCAGAAAAGCTGA
- a CDS encoding Crp/Fnr family transcriptional regulator — protein MNADYTLLLQTVRHWIPVHEEEESVISTLFEHKQLAANEFFLKAGDICHSVGFVVEGLLRYYILDDGQEHTYDFSPERQFTCNYESFLTKTPSVRFIQAIEDTSLLVISYDNLQRLYDRLQEGQKFGRLVAEELFVGMLQKLTSFYNETAEERYDTLLRSFPDLQERVPQYVIASYVGIKPQSLSRIRAQRAGKNY, from the coding sequence ATGAACGCAGACTATACTTTATTGCTGCAAACGGTTCGTCACTGGATACCTGTTCACGAAGAGGAAGAATCTGTTATTTCTACTTTGTTTGAGCATAAGCAGTTGGCGGCCAATGAGTTCTTTCTAAAGGCAGGTGATATTTGCCATTCCGTTGGGTTTGTTGTTGAGGGGCTGCTTCGCTATTACATTTTGGACGATGGTCAGGAACACACCTATGATTTTTCGCCCGAACGACAATTTACCTGCAACTACGAGAGCTTTCTGACAAAAACGCCTTCTGTCCGATTTATTCAGGCCATTGAAGATACATCGCTACTAGTCATCAGTTACGACAATCTCCAACGGCTTTATGATCGATTACAGGAAGGGCAGAAGTTTGGCCGTCTGGTAGCCGAGGAACTGTTTGTGGGCATGTTGCAAAAACTCACCTCGTTTTACAACGAAACAGCCGAAGAACGCTACGATACCTTGCTGCGAAGTTTCCCGGATTTGCAGGAGCGAGTGCCGCAGTATGTTATCGCGTCGTATGTGGGCATTAAACCTCAATCGCTCAGTCGGATTCGGGCGCAACGGGCGGGTAAGAATTATTGA
- a CDS encoding AAA domain-containing protein, whose translation MDYFKNLLDLLKVEREEDRAQYRKLTETTSVAERRANGLTWYPIAIRGSEMSRGDYLTVEVERTTHQDIPHQLRFGMPAVFFSNHDPKNDRVEGTISYQGGNRAKITLRTDELPDWSRDGKLGVEVLFDDNSYNEMEEALKQANALGEKSDNRLISILTGEKSPTFHPDIPTPYLPKLNPSQVSAVGKILTANELAIVHGPPGTGKTTTLVQAIKALIAQDHKKILVVAPSNTAVDLLSEKLHDEGVNVIRVGNPARVSERLMALTLDHKMAEHPYMKEAKKLKKQANEFKNMAHKYKRNFGKAERDQRKALFDEAHRIMKEVGNSEQYIIDDLIAKAQVITATLVGANHYTVRNLTYHTVVIDEAGQALEPACWIPILKAQKVVLAGDHCQLSPTIKSAEAARKGLSNTLLEKCVNLHPEAVSLLDEQYRMHEHIMGYSSQVFYGNKVRAHASVARHSLYAGDTSLVFVDTAGCGFDEKLEGTSSTNPEEAALLIRHLTQLVADLSTRYSKQDFPTIAIISPYKQQINILKEQLLSVPELQGYGDKISVNTIDSFQGQERDIVYISMTRSNAEGEIGFLSDIRRMNVAMTRARKKLIIVGDSATLAGFPFYADFIAYSEGLNAYQSAWEWM comes from the coding sequence ATGGATTATTTTAAAAATCTGCTCGATTTACTCAAGGTTGAACGAGAAGAAGACCGTGCTCAATACCGTAAACTCACTGAAACAACTTCCGTTGCCGAACGTCGGGCCAATGGCTTAACCTGGTATCCGATTGCTATTCGAGGTTCTGAAATGAGCCGGGGAGATTATCTGACGGTCGAAGTGGAACGGACGACCCATCAGGATATTCCGCACCAGCTCCGGTTTGGCATGCCCGCTGTGTTTTTCAGTAATCACGATCCTAAAAACGACCGGGTCGAGGGGACGATTTCGTATCAGGGGGGCAATCGGGCCAAAATTACCCTGCGTACTGATGAGTTGCCCGATTGGTCGAGAGATGGGAAACTGGGTGTTGAAGTGCTGTTCGATGACAACAGCTATAACGAAATGGAGGAGGCCCTCAAACAGGCCAATGCGTTGGGCGAGAAATCGGACAATCGCCTGATTTCCATTCTGACGGGCGAGAAATCGCCGACGTTTCATCCAGATATTCCAACGCCATACCTGCCCAAACTGAATCCGAGCCAGGTATCGGCGGTCGGGAAAATACTGACTGCGAATGAATTGGCGATTGTTCACGGCCCTCCGGGTACGGGTAAAACCACGACGTTGGTACAAGCCATAAAAGCCCTGATTGCGCAGGATCATAAGAAGATCTTAGTGGTTGCTCCCAGTAACACCGCCGTTGATCTGCTGAGCGAAAAGCTGCACGACGAAGGGGTAAACGTGATTCGGGTGGGCAACCCGGCTCGGGTATCGGAGCGATTGATGGCGCTGACACTGGATCATAAAATGGCCGAGCATCCTTACATGAAGGAGGCCAAAAAACTGAAAAAGCAGGCGAATGAGTTCAAGAACATGGCGCACAAATACAAGCGCAATTTTGGCAAAGCCGAGCGTGATCAGCGTAAAGCCCTGTTCGATGAAGCGCACCGGATCATGAAGGAAGTCGGCAATTCGGAACAGTACATTATCGATGACCTGATTGCGAAAGCGCAGGTGATTACGGCCACGCTGGTCGGCGCTAATCACTACACGGTCCGAAATCTCACGTATCATACCGTTGTGATCGATGAAGCCGGACAGGCGCTGGAACCCGCCTGCTGGATTCCCATTCTGAAAGCCCAGAAGGTTGTATTGGCGGGCGATCACTGTCAGTTGTCGCCTACCATAAAATCAGCCGAAGCCGCCCGGAAAGGCTTGAGTAACACCTTGCTGGAGAAATGCGTAAATCTGCATCCCGAAGCCGTCTCGCTATTGGATGAGCAATACCGAATGCACGAGCACATTATGGGTTATTCGTCGCAGGTGTTTTACGGGAACAAAGTGCGGGCTCATGCATCCGTAGCCCGGCATTCGCTGTATGCCGGCGATACATCGCTGGTATTTGTGGATACTGCCGGTTGTGGTTTCGACGAAAAACTGGAAGGCACCAGCTCGACAAACCCCGAAGAAGCGGCCTTGCTGATCAGGCATCTGACCCAACTCGTGGCCGATCTCAGTACGCGTTACTCGAAGCAGGATTTTCCAACAATTGCGATCATTTCGCCCTACAAGCAGCAGATAAATATCCTGAAAGAACAACTACTTAGCGTGCCTGAATTACAGGGATATGGCGATAAGATTTCGGTGAATACCATCGATAGTTTCCAGGGGCAGGAGCGCGATATTGTCTATATCTCCATGACCCGAAGTAACGCCGAAGGGGAAATTGGTTTCCTCTCCGACATTCGTCGGATGAACGTAGCCATGACCCGCGCCCGCAAAAAACTCATCATTGTCGGCGACAGCGCTACACTGGCAGGTTTCCCGTTTTACGCTGATTTTATTGCGTATTCGGAAGGGCTGAATGCCTACCAAAGCGCCTGGGAGTGGATGTAA
- a CDS encoding CocE/NonD family hydrolase C-terminal non-catalytic domain-containing protein, with translation MATRRWFGVKCSGGRFRKSFEKPEPFIPGQVTEVKYTLPDVAHTFQKGHRVMVQIQSTWFPLVDRNPQKYVDIYHAKDSDFQKATIKVHHGATAASKIILPVSK, from the coding sequence ATGGCTACCAGAAGATGGTTCGGGGTGAAGTGTTCCGGGGGGCGTTTCCGCAAAAGTTTCGAGAAACCAGAGCCATTTATTCCGGGTCAGGTTACCGAAGTGAAATACACCCTTCCCGACGTAGCGCACACCTTCCAGAAAGGACACCGGGTAATGGTGCAAATCCAAAGCACCTGGTTCCCACTGGTCGACCGGAATCCGCAGAAATACGTGGACATCTACCACGCGAAAGACAGCGATTTCCAGAAGGCGACTATCAAAGTGCACCACGGCGCTACAGCAGCTAGTAAGATTATTTTGCCTGTGAGCAAGTAG
- a CDS encoding serine hydrolase domain-containing protein, with product MTKNLLLLTSALLSAYLSTAQSIPDSLATRVDKLFSEWNGTGRPGAAVGVLHGGKLIYAKGFGEADIETGAPVTPTTIFHVASVSKEFTAYGIVLLAQEGKLSLDDDIHKYLPEVPDFGQKITIRHLIHHTSGLRDQWALLTMAGWDMSDVITKQHVFNLVKRQKELNFAPGAEYLYCNTGYTLLAEIVARVGKQPFREWMKQRVFTPLGMKNTLFYDDDERIVKGRAYSFHRSNDLSAGFFKKSVLSYANAGATSLFTTVEDLAKWINNFKNTTVGNAATMTQMLERGRLTKGDTIPYAFALVHGTHKGLPYYGHSGADAGFRSNITYFPKEDYGFIVLNNLAETNPTGKALEIADIYLAAYQQKGKETPTPPKAPTTDKKPDKLVSADYVGRYYSPELEAIYTIRPKGDGLELVHVHHGEVALKPTDKDKFSTDWWFASTIDVVRNSKNIVSGLRMSNGRVRNLWLIRLPDDFDAAKPPVAGK from the coding sequence ATGACAAAAAACCTTCTCTTACTTACTTCGGCCCTTCTAAGCGCCTATCTCTCAACTGCCCAGTCAATTCCAGATTCTCTAGCAACCAGAGTTGACAAGCTATTTTCGGAATGGAATGGGACTGGACGGCCAGGGGCGGCTGTGGGGGTTCTGCATGGTGGCAAGCTCATTTATGCCAAAGGTTTTGGGGAGGCTGATATAGAAACGGGAGCGCCTGTTACACCCACAACCATATTCCATGTGGCCTCCGTTTCCAAGGAGTTTACCGCTTATGGAATTGTGCTGCTGGCGCAGGAAGGCAAGTTGTCGCTGGATGACGACATTCATAAGTACCTGCCCGAAGTGCCGGATTTTGGGCAGAAAATCACAATTCGCCATTTGATTCACCATACGAGCGGCCTGCGCGATCAGTGGGCGTTGCTAACAATGGCGGGCTGGGATATGAGTGATGTGATTACGAAACAGCATGTATTTAACCTCGTCAAACGGCAGAAGGAATTGAATTTTGCTCCCGGTGCTGAATATCTCTATTGCAATACAGGCTATACACTATTAGCCGAAATTGTAGCCCGCGTGGGCAAGCAGCCGTTTCGGGAGTGGATGAAACAGCGGGTGTTCACACCGCTGGGCATGAAAAATACACTGTTCTACGACGATGACGAGCGCATTGTGAAAGGGCGAGCGTACTCATTTCATCGCTCTAACGACCTGTCGGCAGGTTTTTTCAAGAAAAGTGTGCTAAGCTATGCCAACGCCGGAGCCACCAGTTTATTTACTACGGTTGAAGACCTGGCAAAGTGGATCAACAACTTTAAAAATACAACCGTTGGGAATGCAGCTACAATGACCCAAATGCTGGAGCGAGGTCGGTTGACCAAGGGCGATACCATTCCGTATGCTTTCGCGTTGGTACACGGTACGCACAAGGGGTTACCGTATTACGGCCACAGTGGAGCCGACGCGGGCTTTCGATCCAACATCACGTACTTCCCAAAAGAGGATTACGGCTTTATCGTATTAAACAATCTGGCCGAGACTAATCCAACGGGCAAGGCATTGGAGATAGCCGATATTTATCTGGCTGCCTACCAGCAAAAAGGGAAAGAGACTCCCACTCCACCCAAAGCCCCAACGACCGACAAAAAGCCGGACAAGCTCGTCAGCGCCGATTATGTGGGCCGGTATTACAGTCCTGAATTAGAAGCGATTTATACCATTCGTCCAAAGGGTGATGGCCTCGAACTGGTGCATGTCCATCATGGCGAGGTTGCATTGAAACCAACCGATAAAGACAAATTCTCGACCGATTGGTGGTTTGCCTCAACCATCGACGTTGTCCGAAATTCGAAAAATATCGTCAGTGGCCTGCGCATGTCAAACGGCCGTGTCCGGAACCTGTGGCTGATTCGGCTGCCCGATGATTTCGATGCGGCCAAGCCACCTGTGGCGGGGAAATGA
- a CDS encoding M14 family metallopeptidase: protein MTMYFLKRAFLLALFSCCWLATSPSTAQQKPIPKPEETLGFPVGADFHLATYEQSLAYFKKLDEASDMVKLVHVGETSEGRPWYFALISSKKNLDNIDKYRAIAQRLAHPAGLTDEEAKKLSMEGKPLVHIDGGLHASEVAGAQHTISLAYNMLSKADDPKIKNILDNVILLLWPSLNPDGQTMIGDWYKSNVGTPFEIAPPPFLYQKYVGHDNNRDAYMLNMIESRVVARTWREWEPNIIFVHHQTSPFPTRIWLPPFAEPIASQTPPIIAREVNMIGMAMAQALESNGQKGATHMGTGFDAWYPGYIDYMPVLQNIPAFWTETALYNYATPHFYTVRDFPQDKKEFRVESLYSSPWPGGWWRISDAMAYMETASLATLDYAAKYSDVLLYNRYQAGRNTIKKYEQEPPYAYFIPQKQRDLARPAELLRRLAFHGIRIGQLTKDVAFDGRNYPKGTWVIPMNQEYGELTKQLLDVQAYPDLREFPGGPPEQPYDAAGWTLPLQFELNVIPAIKPLSPELKGAIQLVSGTGKDWKTDDKKDATPADFVAGIGFDTNPVSAGIKVPEGKLTGTGTVLLVNPAENNAFKVITRSLKAGGSVKFTKEAQRYAISGLARTTLEPWVKDLGLNAELTTNTSGATVKPRIAIYKPWTASMDEGWSQWILEQFEFPFAIITNTDVLASDLNDRFDVILMASDRPRNLKDGFAKGAVPPAYEGGVGTLGAANLTNFVSQGGTLVCLNESSDYAIEALHLPVKNVVAGVNAKDFFTGGSILEVETDPTHPVMAGMPTRAAVFVDDSPVFATLDGFKGQALAKFSTSGSPLRSGYLLGEKYLQGYAASLDVQQGQGHVILHGFRPQWRGQPLGTYRVLLNSVLYGGDVAKGQYGKPDFWKSPALVKP from the coding sequence ATGACCATGTACTTCCTGAAGCGAGCTTTTTTACTTGCATTATTTAGCTGCTGTTGGCTAGCCACCTCACCCAGCACAGCCCAGCAAAAACCGATTCCGAAACCCGAAGAAACCCTCGGCTTTCCCGTTGGTGCCGATTTCCATCTAGCTACCTACGAACAATCCTTGGCCTACTTTAAGAAACTCGACGAAGCCAGCGATATGGTCAAGCTGGTGCATGTCGGTGAAACATCTGAAGGTCGGCCCTGGTACTTTGCGTTGATCTCGTCGAAGAAGAATCTCGATAATATTGATAAGTACCGAGCCATTGCGCAGCGGCTCGCGCATCCTGCGGGACTTACAGACGAGGAAGCCAAAAAGCTATCGATGGAAGGAAAACCATTGGTGCACATCGACGGCGGCTTGCATGCATCGGAAGTCGCGGGGGCGCAGCATACCATTTCATTGGCTTACAATATGCTCAGCAAAGCCGATGACCCCAAGATCAAGAACATTCTGGACAATGTGATTTTGCTCTTGTGGCCGTCGCTCAATCCGGATGGCCAAACGATGATTGGCGACTGGTATAAATCGAATGTTGGAACGCCGTTTGAGATTGCTCCTCCGCCATTCTTGTATCAGAAGTACGTTGGGCACGACAATAACCGTGATGCCTACATGCTCAACATGATCGAATCGCGGGTGGTGGCGCGCACCTGGCGCGAGTGGGAGCCGAATATCATTTTTGTGCATCACCAAACCTCTCCCTTCCCAACGCGCATCTGGTTACCCCCTTTTGCTGAGCCGATTGCCTCGCAAACGCCACCCATCATTGCCCGCGAAGTCAACATGATTGGCATGGCAATGGCGCAGGCGCTGGAAAGCAACGGACAGAAGGGAGCCACGCACATGGGGACTGGTTTCGATGCCTGGTATCCGGGCTATATCGATTATATGCCGGTGTTGCAAAACATCCCGGCGTTCTGGACCGAAACGGCTTTGTACAATTACGCCACCCCCCATTTTTACACCGTCCGCGATTTCCCGCAGGACAAAAAAGAGTTTCGGGTAGAGTCGTTGTATTCGAGTCCTTGGCCAGGGGGCTGGTGGCGAATCAGCGATGCGATGGCCTACATGGAAACGGCTTCGCTGGCCACCCTCGACTATGCGGCCAAGTACAGCGATGTGCTGCTGTATAACCGCTATCAGGCTGGACGAAACACCATCAAAAAATACGAACAGGAGCCGCCTTACGCCTATTTCATCCCCCAAAAACAACGCGATCTCGCCCGACCAGCCGAGCTTCTGCGCCGACTAGCCTTTCATGGTATTCGCATTGGTCAGTTAACGAAAGATGTCGCTTTTGATGGCCGCAATTACCCTAAAGGAACTTGGGTCATTCCGATGAATCAGGAGTATGGTGAATTGACCAAGCAACTTCTTGATGTACAAGCGTATCCTGACCTGCGCGAATTCCCCGGCGGTCCTCCTGAACAACCTTACGATGCCGCTGGTTGGACACTCCCGTTACAATTTGAACTGAACGTCATTCCGGCAATCAAACCGTTATCTCCCGAGCTAAAAGGAGCAATTCAGTTGGTTAGTGGAACTGGAAAAGATTGGAAAACGGATGATAAGAAAGATGCCACACCCGCCGATTTTGTGGCAGGGATTGGCTTTGATACGAACCCGGTTTCGGCAGGAATCAAAGTACCCGAGGGAAAACTGACGGGAACCGGGACCGTGTTGCTGGTTAATCCGGCGGAGAACAATGCGTTTAAAGTCATTACGCGCTCACTCAAAGCGGGCGGAAGTGTCAAATTTACTAAAGAAGCTCAGCGTTACGCGATTAGCGGTCTGGCTCGAACAACTCTGGAACCCTGGGTTAAAGACTTAGGACTCAATGCCGAATTGACTACCAATACATCGGGGGCAACGGTGAAACCGCGCATTGCCATCTACAAACCCTGGACAGCCAGTATGGACGAAGGTTGGTCGCAGTGGATTCTGGAGCAGTTTGAGTTTCCGTTCGCGATCATCACCAACACCGACGTGCTCGCCAGTGATCTCAACGACCGCTTCGACGTGATCCTGATGGCCTCCGACCGACCACGGAACCTGAAAGACGGATTTGCGAAAGGAGCCGTGCCACCTGCCTACGAAGGGGGGGTAGGAACTCTGGGCGCTGCGAACTTAACCAACTTTGTCAGTCAGGGTGGAACGCTCGTTTGCCTGAACGAGAGCAGCGATTATGCCATCGAAGCCCTTCATCTGCCTGTAAAAAACGTAGTAGCGGGTGTCAACGCCAAAGACTTTTTTACGGGAGGATCAATCCTGGAAGTAGAAACCGACCCGACGCACCCGGTCATGGCTGGAATGCCTACCCGAGCCGCTGTTTTTGTGGATGATAGCCCCGTGTTTGCTACGCTCGATGGCTTCAAAGGGCAGGCTCTGGCCAAGTTTTCAACCAGTGGTTCGCCCTTACGATCAGGCTATTTATTGGGCGAAAAATACCTACAGGGGTATGCCGCTTCGCTGGATGTGCAACAAGGGCAAGGGCATGTTATTCTGCATGGTTTCCGGCCACAATGGCGTGGCCAACCGTTGGGCACATACCGCGTTTTACTTAACTCTGTGCTCTATGGTGGTGATGTCGCCAAAGGACAATATGGCAAGCCAGATTTCTGGAAATCACCGGCGTTAGTGAAGCCGTAA